A genomic region of Ornithorhynchus anatinus isolate Pmale09 chromosome 7, mOrnAna1.pri.v4, whole genome shotgun sequence contains the following coding sequences:
- the LOC114813170 gene encoding fatty acid-binding protein, adipocyte — MCEAFVGSWKLVSSENFEEYMKEVGVGFATRKMAGMAKPSTTISIEGDVITIKSESTFKNTELSFKLGQEFDEITADDRKVKSVITLDGGELVQVQKWDGKSTTIKRKVVDGKLVVECVMKGVTSTRVYEKA; from the exons ATGTGCGAGGCATTTGTAGGAAGCTGGAAGCTTGTTTCCAGTGAGAACTTTGAAGAATACATGAAGGAAGTGG GGGTGGGCTTTGCCACAAGGAAAATGGCAGGCATGGCCAAACCCAGCACAACCATCAGCATCGAAGGCGATGTCATCACCATCAAGTCGGAAAGCACCTTTAAAAACACCGAACTCTCATTCAAGTTGGGCCAGGAGTTTGATGAAATCACTGCAgatgacaggaaagtcaag AGTGTCATAACCCTCGATGGAGGCGAGCTGGTTCAGGTGCAGAAATGGGATGGAAAGTCAACCACAATCAAGAGAAAGGTGGTGGATGGAAAACTTGTTGTG GAATGTGTCATGAAAGGTGTCACCTCCACTAGAGTCTACGAGAAGGCATGA
- the LOC114813174 gene encoding fatty acid-binding protein, adipocyte-like — MCEPFVGAWKLVSSENFDAYMKELGLQLRFSKSSRSAVAEQVGRSHQVSFGEGDAQLWVKLPGVAMLIGKLVPLYMNAQGVDLATRRLGGSAKPTVHISCDGDVITIETKSAAASSAISFRLGQPFDETTADNRKVKSLITLEGGALVHMQKWDGKETTIRRQVVGDTLRVVCTMNAVVSTRVYERV; from the exons ATGTGTGAACCCTTCGTGGGAGCCTGGAAGCTGGTCTCCAGCGAGAATTTTGACGCATACATGAAGGAGTTGG GCCTGCAGCTTAGATTCTCCAAAAGTTCACGTTCAGCTGTTGCAGAACAGGTGGGAAGAAGCCATCAGGTCTCCTTTGGGGAGGGAGATGCTCAGCTCTGGGTCAAGCTGCCGGGAGTGGCCATGTTGATTGGGAAATTAGTTCCACTCTACATGAATGCCCAGG GCGTGGATCTGGCCACCAGGCGGCTGGGCGGGTCAGCAAAGCCCACTGTTCACATCAGCTGCGACGGGGACGTGATCACCATCGAGACCAAGAGCGCCGCCGCCAGCAGCGCCATCTCCTTCCGGCTGGGCCAGCCGTTTGATGAGACCACAGCTGACAACAGGAAAGTCAAG agccTCATCACCTTGGAGGGCGGAGCCCTGGTCCACATGCAGAAATGGGATGGCAAAGAGACCACCATAAGACGACAGGTCGTGGGGGACACCCTGAGAGTG GTGTGCACCATGAACGCTGTGGTCAGCACCAGGGTCTACGAGAGGGTTTGA
- the LOC100081262 gene encoding myelin P2 protein-like, producing MCSRFVGTWRLSSSENFEDYMKALGVGLATRKLGNLAKPSVTISMKGDTVTLRTDSTLKSTEISFKLGQEFDETTADNRKTRSVVTLDKGALNHVQKWDGKQTTIKRKLVDGKMVVECTMKGVVCTRVYEKA from the exons ATGTGCAGCCGGTTCGTCGGGACCTGGAGGCTCTCCTCCAGCGAGAACTTTGAGGACTACATGAAAGCGCTag GAGTGGGCTTGGCCACCCGGAAACTGGGCAATCTGGCCAAGCCCAGTGTGACCATCAGCATGAAGGGGGACACGGTAACTCTGAGAACAGACAGCACCTTGAAGAGCACAGAGATTTCTTTCAAGCTGGGCCAGGAGTTTGACGAAACCACCGCAGATAACAGAAAGACGAGG AGTgtggtgaccttagacaagggAGCCCTGAACCACGTCCAGAAGTGGGACGGCAAGCAGACGACAATAAAGAGAAAACTGGTGGacgggaagatggtggtg GAGTGCACCATGAAAGGGGTGGTCTGCACCCGGGTCTACGAGAAGGCCTGA